TAACTTTTTATACATCGATCGCGTTTGATATTGGATTTTCTCGTAATCAATTTTTCCTTGTTTGTCCAAATTTACGATGATTTTTTGAATGGTTAAGTAGTTATCAATAACTTGGTTTTTAACCAATTGATAAAGCGTACGATTGTTCTCAGGTGATATCTTATCAGTCAATTGCTTCGAGTCATAGGAGATATTATATTCATCACATTTTAGTTTATTGAGACTAGTCAAAACTGAAACAATTCCACTGTCTAACTTCATATCAGAAATCGCTTGTTGGCTGTTATGTGCAGAGACTAGAATCTTTTTAACATTTTTTAGAGTTGTTACAATTTTTTTGCGCCTATCTGCTTGATAGGTTAAAAAACCATCTGGGCAGAGGGCTATCAGATTCAGTGCTTCAGCGTCCTTATCTTTTTCAATGGCTGAAACCTCGTAATTTTCTGCTGCTAAGTTGCCACTGGTTAGAATGAGTGGTCTATCACAGCCTGGGCATGCACAACAGTTATTAGATTCTGTTAACAAGAACTGCCCGTATTGTTTTTTGAGTTGATTCGACTGGGTAGTGAACGCTGTATTTTGCACAGTGGTTAATTTTACAATCCCTGTCTTCTCTCTGATGGTTACCAGAAGATACCTTGGAATTGCGGTGTCGACTTGACCATGGTGCCTTTTGGGCAGGGCTATAAGGATATGAGTCCACCGTCCAAGGAACTCTATAAACTCATGATGGTAGGGAAAATCTAACATGTTGGTCATCCAGTCCTTAAATGGATGGGACAAAACGTGGTGATGCGACAAGCCCCTGGAGGCAACATCAAGCCAGATAAGGAAAAATCTGTTGAGAAGATTGACGGTATTGTAGGTCTTATCCTGGGGCTTGACCGTTGCATTTGCCGCCAAGGTGATGAAGCTAGCGTCTATGATGAGCGAGGGATATTGAGTTTTTAGTTGAGTCAACTCTAAAAACGTGATACAATGTCGTTACAAAAAAGGAGGATAACCATGGCTAAAACGGGAACTTTGAATTTACGAGTTGATGATTCAGTAAAAAGTGCGGCAGATGATATTTTGAAACGCTTAGGTATTCCTATGTCAACTGCGATTGATATGTTTTTGAATCAGATTATTTTGACTGGGGGTATCCCATTTGATGTTTCTCTACCTGAAGCGCCTCAACGAGTTAATGTTGATTACATGAGTCAGGAGAAGTTTTATGATAAGCTTATCACCAGCTTTGAAGATGCGAAAACTGGCAACCGTCAGGATGTCAGAGAATTTCTATTTCAATTGAAGGAAAATGCTTAATGAAAGAATATCAGGTCACCATGTCGGATGATGCTAAAGCAGATTTGCTGAGCATCTATCACTATGTTCGTGATGAACTCTGTGCACCACAGGCAGCGGATGATCTTCTTGAGAGGTTATCCCAAGGAATGTTATCACTATCCATTTTTCCTGAACGTTGTGCCATCATTGAGGATCTGATTGGAAAAGGCTATACCTTCAGACAACTGATTGTCAAAAAATATCGCATTGTATATCATGTTCTGGAAGATGAAGTTATAATTGTTGCGGTCGTCTATGGATCACGTCATATGAATAATTGGTAAAGTAAGGGAGAGTGATGTATGGAACTCGTAAAGACGATACAAATTGGTGATGACATCTATCCTCCGATACCTGACCTATTTGGCATTCAAGAGAATCAGGAGTTTAACCTTTATAAATCAACTGATGGAACTTTGGTGTTAAGTCCATCTGATAGCAAACTATCAGCGGATCACCAAAGTATAAGCAGTGATGAGCAGATGACAACAGCTGTTGAACAAGCAAGGTTAGATGAGATTGCGACTTCAGTATTATCACGACATCTTGACGCATTTAAGGAATTGACAGAATGAGAATACTAGGTTTTGTAAGAAAGACTGTTGATTACTTTGAAAGAAATATACCGAAAGCACTTCAAAGGAGGTGCTTTTTTTGTACCCCAAAATAAGGAGGGCTTATGGGACTACTTGATTTAATTGGAAGAAAAAGGGCTAGAGATAAGCCCCAAAACAGTTATGAAGGTCAGGACTTTTCCTACCTCTTTGGTCGCACGACTAGTGGCGAGAATGTGGATGAGTTTAAGACTATGCAGACGACGGCAGTCTATGCCTGTGTGCGTGTTCTTGCTGAAGCGGTGGCGTCACTTCCTATTCACATCTATGAACGGACAGAAAATGGGAAGGAGAAAAAGCTGGACCACCCACTGTACTTTCTTCTTCATGATGAACCCAATCCAGAGATGTCCTCCTTTATCTTTCGAGAGACAATCATGAGCCATCTTTTGATATGGGGAAATGCCTATGTACAGATTATACGAGATAAAAGTGGTATGGTATCGCTACTGCTAAAGCAGAAGGCGAGCGTTCTGATAAGAAAGCTGCTCTTGATTATCTGGCAACGGATGCCTTAGAAGCACGAATTGCAGCACTTCACAAAGCTAAGATTGATGAGTTGACCGTCTCTAGTTCAGCATGGATGCCAAGGCTTATCTCCCAACAGATTCTATCAGAGTATGTGAAGAGCCTAGAAGTTGAAGCTGATAAGGTCGTTATTCCAGGACAGAATACTCCAGTCTTTAGTTGGGATAGGGATGGGAATGGGAATCTTTCCATTGACACACCGCTCCTAAAGGTGAGAGGGGAAAGTCTAGCGACACAAGCTGACCTTACAACCATCTCTTTAACTCCTGGTCCAAAGGGAGAACTCTGGCAGACAAGTGTTGAAAGGTTGGATATAAAAGTAGACAAGCACATCAGCCTAACCTTCAAA
The genomic region above belongs to Streptococcus pyogenes and contains:
- a CDS encoding ABC-three component system protein, with the protein product MTNMLDFPYHHEFIEFLGRWTHILIALPKRHHGQVDTAIPRYLLVTIREKTGIVKLTTVQNTAFTTQSNQLKKQYGQFLLTESNNCCACPGCDRPLILTSGNLAAENYEVSAIEKDKDAEALNLIALCPDGFLTYQADRRKKIVTTLKNVKKILVSAHNSQQAISDMKLDSGIVSVLTSLNKLKCDEYNISYDSKQLTDKISPENNRTLYQLVKNQVIDNYLTIQKIIVNLDKQGKIDYEKIQYQTRSMYKKLKAAKHNNLAIFNTISEKLHLATLQDIYFCQMIVSYFIQKCEVLE
- a CDS encoding terminase, with protein sequence MRQAPGGNIKPDKEKSVEKIDGIVGLILGLDRCICRQGDEASVYDERGILSF
- a CDS encoding type II toxin-antitoxin system RelB/DinJ family antitoxin; its protein translation is MAKTGTLNLRVDDSVKSAADDILKRLGIPMSTAIDMFLNQIILTGGIPFDVSLPEAPQRVNVDYMSQEKFYDKLITSFEDAKTGNRQDVREFLFQLKENA
- a CDS encoding type II toxin-antitoxin system RelE/ParE family toxin, whose amino-acid sequence is MKEYQVTMSDDAKADLLSIYHYVRDELCAPQAADDLLERLSQGMLSLSIFPERCAIIEDLIGKGYTFRQLIVKKYRIVYHVLEDEVIIVAVVYGSRHMNNW